The following proteins are co-located in the Solea solea chromosome 21, fSolSol10.1, whole genome shotgun sequence genome:
- the chrm3b gene encoding muscarinic acetylcholine receptor M3 translates to MSSHSAAEWQKNISHIWRPGGNFSDSPGNRTLTVPGEDMDVLGGHAMWQIIIIVFLTGSLSLVTVVGNILVLVSFKVNKALKTVNNYYLLSLAFADLTIGTLSMNLYTTYIILDQWTLGPVVCDLWLTVDYVASNASVMNLLVISFDRYFSVTRPLTYRAKRTTKRAMIMIGLAWSSSFILWAPAILFWQYIVGERTVQPNECYIQFLSEPIITFCTAIAAFYLPVTIMAILFWKIYQETEKRAKDVQGLKGSGSGNSPSRAKNQETGEASSKKSLAILRQMSLQSSSSYESTTSENKNKDNHCNTTGFKGKCGTLCFQFSSLLPGHRASARSDNTNTTTVSETECNGCASFNDNECVCQESQKKSGKVKGNQDEQTSSSIRSQNKSQPNAASASPSSDQSPAPITMKDAAIAKRFALKARTEINKRKNERKANEKKAARTLSAILFAFITTWLPYNIMVLVNTFCQDCIPETLWALGYWLCYVNSTVNPMCYALCNKTFRTTFRDILLCHWNQRKNKPNFQEKKAVAFRKKELKKELM, encoded by the exons ATGTCATCCCACAGTGCTGCTGAGTGGCAGAAAAACATCAGTCACATCTGGAGACCAGGAGGAAACTTTAGCGATTCTCCAGGAAACAGGACGTTGACTGTTCCAGGTGAAGACATGGACGTGTTGGGAGGACACGCCATGTGGCAG atcatcataatcgtCTTCCTCACTGGGTCCCTGTCCCTTGTCACCGTCGTTGGAAACATCCTCGTGTTGGTGTCGTTCAAGGTCAACAAGGCTCTGAAGACGGTGAACAACTACTACCTCCTGAGCTTGGCATTCGCTGACCTGACCATCGGAACTCTGTCCATGAACCTTTACACCACCTACATCATCCTGGACCAGTGGACTCTGGGGCCGGTGGTCTGTGATCTGTGGCTCACAGTCGACTACGTGGCGAGTAATGCCTCCGTCATGAACCTGCTCGTCATCAGCTTTGACAG GTATTTCTCTGTGACCAGACCTTTGACCTACCGGGCCAAACGTACCACCAAGCGGGCCATGATCATGATTGGATTAGCCTGGTCCAGCtcattcatcctgtgggccccAGCTATCCTGTTCTGGCAGTACATAGTAGGTGAGCGGACAGTGCAACCTAACGAGTGCTACATCCAGTTCTTGTCTGAGCCCATCATTACATTCTGCACCGCGATCGCTGCTTTCTACTTGCCAGTAACTATCATGGCAATCCTGTTCTGGAAGATCTATCAAGAGACAGAGAAGCGAGCTAAAGATGTGCAAGGTCTCAAAGGATCTGGGTCAGGAAACAGCCCAAGCCGGGCTAAGAATCAGGAGACAGGAGAAGCTTCGTCCAAGAAGTCATTGGCCATACTGCGCCAGATGAGCTTGCAAAGTTCCAGCAGCTACGAGTCAACGACTTCAGAGAACAAGAACAAGGACAACCACTGCAACACGACTGGATTCAAAGGGAAGTGTGGAACGCTTTGCTTTCAGTTTTCATCGCTGCTGCCAGGTCACCGTGCATCCGCGAGGTCGGACAACACCAACACAACTACGGTGAGCGAGACTGAGTGTAACGGCTGCGCTAGTTTTAATGACAATGAGTGTGTTTGTCAAGAAAGCCAGAAGAAATCAGGGAAGGTGAAGGGGAACCAGGATGAACAGACATCGTCTTCCATCagaagtcaaaataaatcacaaccaAACGCTGCCTCCGCATCACCATCTTCTGACCAATCCCCTGCTCCGATCACCATGAAAGACGCCGCCATTGCCAAACGCTTTGCCTTGAAGGCTCGGACAGAAATCAATAAACGCAAGAACGAAAGAAAGGCAAACGAGAAGAAAGCGGCGCGGACGCTGAGCGCTATTCTGTTTGCCTTTATCACGACATGGCTGCCGTATAACATCATGGTGTTGGTCAACACGTTCTGTCAGGACTGCATCCCTGAGACCCTGTGGGCGCTGGGCTACTGGCTGTGCTACGTGAACAGCACCGTCAACCCCATGTGCTACGCCCTCTGTAACAAGACCTTCCGAACAACCTTCCGAGATATCCTGCTGTGCCATTGGAATCAAAGGAAGAACAAGCCCAACTTTCAAGAGAAGAAGGCTGTGGCTTTCCGGAAGAAGGAGCTAAAGAAGGAGCTAATGTAG